Proteins encoded within one genomic window of Ranitomeya variabilis isolate aRanVar5 chromosome 4, aRanVar5.hap1, whole genome shotgun sequence:
- the LOC143768195 gene encoding C3a anaphylatoxin chemotactic receptor-like → MDDAADDEHYYYYNYDNLTTSNTTQDYNNRSPDKYDKREYYYYNEILQKTSIPLYSIVFALGIIGNGLVIWISGFRMKNTISAVWFLHLAIADFLCCSSLPLRIADWAEYFSYGTNSSHCIVNFVLFNVNMSASVLLLTAMSIDRWVSVMWPFWAKVHRSRNLVRISAAIIWGLSVTVAGALYYVYTIHVGSLSEWCIHYYSRYPYNPELRRTIHLIRLVIMCVIPFLVIVTSYVTIFYKLRKSKRSQRSQRSSRIITAVISCFFICWFPYYICPLIYWHYTDYRASDYTDYMTFYYWHRMTFHIVPTIVTSLACLNSCLNPIIYVFLTADFQHGFLSSIPSRLERAFGDHPNDLSRERGDTGDTRPAAV, encoded by the coding sequence GTCACCTGACAAATACGACAAGagagaatattattattataatgagaTTCTACAGAAGACGTCCATTCCATTATACAGCATTGTTTTTGCTCTCGGGATTATTGGAAATGGATTAGTCATCTGGATTTCCGGATTCAGGATGAAGAACACAATCAGTGCCGTGTGGTTCCTCCACCTCGCCATCGCGGACTTCCTGTGCTGCTCATCTCTCCCCCTGAGAATTGCTGACTGGGCTGAATATTTCTCATACGGCACAAATTCTTCACATTGTATAGTCAACTTTGTTCTGTTTAATGTGAACATGAGCGCCAGTGTTCTCCTCCTGACGGCCATGAGTATTGACCGCTGGGTGTCCGTCATGTGGCCATTCTGGGCCAAAGTCCATAGATCTCGTAACCTGGTGAGAATCAGTGCAGCAATCATCTGGGGGCTGAGCGTCACTGTGGCAGGTGCACTGTATTACGTGTATACAATCCATGTAGGTTCTCTAAGTGAATGGTGTATACATTATTATTCCAGATATCCTTATAACCCAGAGTTACGTCGGACCATTCACCTGATCAGATTGGTTATAATGTGTGTGATCCCGTTTCTTGTCATCGTCACCTCTTATGTCACCATTTTTTACAAACTTAGAAAAAGTAAGAGATCCCAGAGATCTCAGAGATCCTCCAGGATCATCACCGCTGTTATATCGTGTTTCTTCATCTGCTGGTTTCCGTATTACATCTGCCCACTAATATACTGGCATTATACAGATTACAGAGCATCCGATTATACAGATTACATGACATTCTATTATTGGCATCGCATGACATTCCATATAGTACCCACTATCGTTACCAGCCTGGCTTGTCTGAACAGCTGCCTGAATCCGATCATTTATGTGTTCCTGACAGCGGATTTCCAACACGGTTTCCTCAGCTCCATCCCCTCCAGGCTGGAAAGAGCCTTCGGTGACCATCCTAATGACCTGAGCAGAGAGCGAGGAGACACAGGAGACACTCGCCCTGCTGCTGTGTAA